The Oryzias latipes chromosome 16, ASM223467v1 genome includes a region encoding these proteins:
- the tpbg gene encoding trophoblast glycoprotein produces the protein MSSACVFVHGDIRRRLQKSGLVLVFVLAFVLACHCCPDKCVCSSQTVKCQNQGLHAVPNSIPAKTKILFFTGNNISNINRASFPTRLELLTDLYLSGNNIEHVEAMGFDNLPKLSRLDLSNNNFQTFDESALPPDNNLEFLNLSRSFNNHSFADVVLDFLHSANLLHLTTLDLSNNDLVILPDGIFSSLSNLTSLSLQNSSLISIQNVTLKLPLLRDLDLRNNSLRTLHSSTLGELSAKPDLRLRLSGNPWRCNCIIDEMLMWLKNATQVMDRQELTCAEPEPLRREPLLQVELSQLNCSSDMERVLETSYVFLGLVLALIGVIFLLVLYLNRKGIKRWMYNIRDACRDHMEGYHYRYEINSDPRLANLSINSDV, from the coding sequence ATGAGCAGCGCGTGCGTTTTTGTCCACGGAGACATCCGACGGAGACTACAGAAGTCTGGGCTGGTTTTAGTTTTCGTCCTTGCCTTCGTGCTGGCCTGCCACTGCTGTCCGGACAAGTGTGTGTGCTCCTCACAGACTGTGAAATGCCAAAACCAAGGCCTGCACGCAGTTCCAAACTCCATCCCGGCCAAAACCAAAATCCTCTTCTTCACAGGAAACAACATTTCAAATATTAACAGAGCTTCTTTCCCGACTCGCCTGGAACTCCTCACAGATCTGTATCTCAGCGGGAACAACATTGAGCATGTGGAAGCAATGGGATTTGACAACTTGCCAAAGCTTTCCAGGCTGGACTTAAGCAACAACAATTTCCAGACTTTTGACGAAAGTGCTCTCCCTCCAGACAATAACCTGGAGTTTTTAAACCTAAGCAGATCTTTCAACAATCATTCTTTTGCCGATGTTGTCTTGGATTTCCTCCACAGTGCAAACCTGCTACATCTGACCACCTTGGACTTGTCAAATAATGACCTGGTGATTCTTCCGGACGGCATCTTCAGCAGCCTCTCCAACCTGACCTCCCTCAGCCTGCAGAACAGCTCTCTCATCAGCATCCAGAATGTGACGCTGAAGTTGCCCCTGCTTCGTGACCTTGACCTGAGGAACAACAGCCTGAGAACTCTGCACAGCAGCACCCTGGGTGAGCTCTCCGCCAAGCCTGACCTTCGCCTTCGGCTGTCCGGGAATCCCTGGCGCTGCAACTGCATCATAGACGAAATGCTGATGTGGCTGAAGAACGCCACACAGGTGATGGACAGGCAGGAGCTCACGTGTGCGGAGCCTGAGCCTCTTAGGCGTGAGCCTCTGCTGCAGGTGGAGCTGTCACAGCTGAATTGTTCCAGTGACATGGAGCGAGTGCTGGAGACGTCCTACGTTTTCCTGGGACTGGTGCTGGCGCTGATCGGCGTCATATTCCTGCTGGTGCTCTACCTGAACAGAAAGGGCATCAAGAGGTGGATGTACAACATCCGCGATGCCTGCAGGGACCACATGGAGGGATATCATTACAGGTACGAGATCAACTCTGATCCCCGTTTGGCCAACCTGAGCATCAACTCGGACGTGTGA